Proteins from a genomic interval of Ictalurus furcatus strain D&B chromosome 2, Billie_1.0, whole genome shotgun sequence:
- the LOC128618400 gene encoding tripartite motif-containing protein 16-like protein isoform X2 — MNCFTLSVVTQMRMGSLLSRVPLKRELKEEQMKSQQRIQEKQKKVQELKQAVNTIKLSAQTAVEDSERIFTEMIGSMEKRRSEVTELIRAQEKAELSRAERLLEQLEQEIADLQRRVTELEQLSHTHDHLHFLQEIKVLVSGRRSPDFTRPGFQSDLREDSRSIAVSQHLSFDGVRESLSALKKRLEEFCQEEFIRIPEHAAAVQIILPPEPKSRQDFLQYFCDLTLDPNTVNYNLILSERNRAVTCSERNQQYSDHPERFDSYPQVLSKESVCGRCYWEVEWSGDDVSISVSYKDISRKGRGKERVFGGNNQSWSLWCSSSSLFFSHNNIETDLGVPSSSRIGVYVDHSAGTLSFYSVSDTMKLLHRVHTTFTQPLYAGFRLRSSRSAVRLRDPE, encoded by the exons atgaactgtttcacactatctgttgttacccagatgaggatgggttcccttctgagtcgggttcctctcaag AGAGAGTTAaaggaggagcagatgaaatcccagcagagaatccaggagaagcagaagaaggtgcaggagctgaaacaggctgtgaacactataaag ctcagtgcacagacagcagtggaggacagtgagaggatctTTACTGAGATGATCGGCTCCATGGAGAAAAGGCGCTCGGAGGTGACggagctgatcagagctcaggagaaggccgaactgagtcgagctgaacgactcctggagcaactggagcaggagatcgctgatcttcagaggagagtcactgagctggagcagctttcacacacacacgatcacctccacttcctccaggaaataaag GTTTTAGTCTCCGGCCGTCGCTCGCCCGACTTTACTAGACCAGGTTTTCAGTCTGATCTCCGTGAGGACTCACGCAGCATCGCTGTCAGtcaacatctctcatttgatggagtgagggaatctctctctgctctgaaaaAGAGACTCGAGGAATTCTGCCAGGAGGAATTCATCAGAATCCCTGAACACG ctgcagcagttcagatcattttaccCCCAGAACCAAAGAGCAGACAAGATTTTCTGCAGT ATTTCTGTGatctgactctggatcccaaCACAGTAAATTATAacctcattctgtctgagaGGAACAGAGCGGTGACGTGCAGTGAGAGAAATCAGCAGTACTCTgatcatccagagagatttgactCCTACCCTCAGGTGTTgagtaaggagagtgtgtgtggacgctgttactgggaggtggagtggagcgGTGATGATGTGTCCATATCAGTCTCATATAAAGACATCAGCAGGAAAGGACGGGGTAAAGAGCGTGTGTTTGGAGGCAACAATCAGTCCTGGAGTCTgtggtgttcttcttcttctctctttttctctcacaacAACATTGAGACTGATCTCGGAGTTCCATCAtcctccagaataggagtgtatgtggatcacagtgcaggaactctgtccttctacagcgtctctgacacgatgaagctcctccacagagtccacaccacattcactcagcctctatacGCCGGGTTCAGGCTGCGCTCTAGTAGATCAGCTGTGAGATTACGTGATCCagaataa
- the LOC128618412 gene encoding tripartite motif-containing protein 16: MAEASISVDQDQFSCPVCLDLLKDPVAIPCGHSFCKVCINGFWDQEAQKGVYSCPQCRDTFTPRPVLRRNNMLAEVVEKLKKTEVQAASPAHCYAGPGDVECDFCTGRKHKAVKSCLVCLASYCEIHLKPHYQSPAFKIHTLIEASAKLQEKICSEHNKPMEIYCRSDQTYICYLCTMDNHKGHDTVTVTAERAEKQRELKEEQMKSQQRIQEKQKKVQELKQTVNTIKLSAQTAVEDSERIFTEMIGSMEKRRSEVTELIRAQEKAELSRAERLLEQLEQEIADLQRRVTELEQLSHTDDHLHFLQDLASGHRSPPLDRAEFQTSSITDRQHLSFDGVRNSLSDLKKRLEEFCEEEFNKILPQAAAVQIISPSEPQTREDFLKYFCDLTLDPNTAHHYLVLSEKNRVLTYTEREKYYPDHPERFDYWPQVLCKESVCGRCYWEVEWESDRGVAISVSYKGIDRKGPSKNCTFSSNNQSWSLEYCYSSFLYFYNNTIKTDLTVPLSSRIGVYVDHSAGTLSFYSVSDTMKLLHRVHTTFTQPLYAGFGVYMDSGHTSIMRLCDPV, translated from the exons ATGGCCGAGGCCAGTATTTCAGTAGATCAGGATcagttcagctgtccagtgtgtctggaTCTCCTGAAGGATCCGGTGGCGATCCCCTGTGGTCACAGTTtctgtaaggtgtgtattaatggcTTCTGGGATCAGGAGGCTCAGAAGGGCGTCTACAGCTGTCCTCAGTGCAGAGACACGTTCACTCCGAGGCCTGTTCTACGCAGAAACAACATGCTGgctgaagtggtggagaaactgaagaagactgaagtccaagctgcttctcctgctcactgttacgctggacctggagatgtggagtgtgatttctgcaccgggagaaaacacaaagccgTCAAGTCCTGTCTGGTGTGTCTGGCTTCTTACTGTGAAATTCATCTGAAACCTCACTATCAGTCTCCTGCATTTAAGATACACACATTAATCGAAGCCTCAGCAAAGCTACAAGAGAAGATCTGCTCTGAACATAACAAGCCGATGGAGATCTACTGTCGTAGCGATCAGACCTACATCTGTTACTTGTGTACGATGGATAATCACAAAGGACACGACACCGTCACAGTCACAGCAGAAAGAGCCGAGAAACAG AGAGAGTTAaaggaggagcagatgaaatcccagcagagaatccaggagaagcagaagaaggtgcaggagctgaaacagactgtgaacactataaag ctcagtgcacagacagcagtggaggacagtgagaggatctTTACTGAGATGATCGGCTCCATGGAGAAAAGGCGCTCGGAGGTGACggagctgatcagagctcaggagaaggctgaactgagtcgagctgaacgactcctggagcaactggagcaggagatcgctgatcttcagaggagagtcactgagctggagcagctttcacacacagatgatcacctccacttcctccag GATTTAGCGTCTGGACATCGGTCTCCTCCATTAGACAGAGCAGAGTTTCAGACATCCAGCATCACTGACCGtcaacatctctcatttgatggagtgaggAATTCTCTCTCGGACCTGAAGAAGAGACTCGAGGAATTCTGTGAGGAGGAATTCAACAAAATCCTTCCACAGG ctgcagcagttcaGATCATTTCACCATCAGAGCCACAGACCAGGGAAGACTTCCTGAAAT atttctgtgatctgactctggatcccaaCACGGCACATCATTACCTCGTTCTGTCTGAGAAGAACAGAGTTTTGAcgtatacagagagagagaaatattaccctgatcatccagagagatttgatTATTGGCCTCAGGTGTTgtgtaaggagagtgtgtgtggacgctgttactgggaggtggagtgggAAAGTGATCGAGGTGTGGCCATATCAGTCTCATATAAGGGGATCGACAGGAAAGGACCGAGTAAAAATTGTACCTTTTCCAGCAACAATCAGTCCTGGAGTCTGGAGTACTgttattcttcttttctctaTTTCTATAACAACACCATTAAGACTGATCTTACGGTTCCACTAtcctccagaataggagtgtatgtggatcacagcgcaggaactctgtccttctacagcgtctctgacacgatgaagctcctccacagagtccacaccactttcactcagcctctatacGCTGGGTTTGGGGTTTACATGGATAGTGGTCATACATCAATTATGAGGCTGTGTGACCCAGTGTAA
- the LOC128618445 gene encoding tripartite motif-containing protein 16 has translation MTEASISVDQDRFSCPVCLDLLKDPVAIPCGHSFCKVCINDCWDQEDQKGVYSCPQCRDTFTPRPVLCRNNMPAEVVEKLKKTEPHPEQPVGLSSEPQSREEFLKYFCDLTLDPNTAHRYLVLSEKNRVVTYTERKKYYPDHPERFDNWYQVLCKESVCGRCYWEVEWESDRGVAISVSYKGISRKGRGSESAFALNDQSWSLEYYCSSLTFFHNNVETDLGVPPSSRIGVYVDHSAGTLSFYSVSDTMKLLHRVHTTFTQPLYAGFGFYLGGGRASGPTMRLCDPV, from the exons ATGACCGAGGCCAGTATTTCAGTAGATCAGGACCGgttcagctgtccagtgtgtctggaTCTCCTGAAGGATCCGGTGGCGATCCCCTGTGGTCACAGTTTCTGTAAAGTGTGTATTAATGACTGCTGGGATCAGGAGGATCAGAAGGGCGTCTACAGCTGTCCTCAGTGCAGAGACACTTTCACTCCGAGGCCTGTTCTATGCAGAAACAACATGCCGgctgaagtggtggagaaactgaagaagactGAACCTCATCCTGAACAACCTGTTGGCTTATCCTCAGAACCACAGAGCAGAGAAGAGTTTCTGAaat atttctgtgatctgactctggatcccaaCACGGCCCATCGTTACCTCGTTCTGTCTGAGAAGAACAGAGTGGTGACgtatacagagagaaagaaatattacCCTGATCATCCAGAGAGGTTTGATAACTGGTATCAGGTGTTgtgtaaggagagtgtgtgtggacgctgttactgggaggtggagtgggAAAGTGATCGAGGTGTGGCCATATCAGTGTCGTATAAGGGAATCAGCAGGAAAGGACGGGGTAGCGAGTCTGCCTTTGCACTTAACGATCAGTCCTGGAGTCTGGAGTACTACTGTTCTTCTCTTACGTTCTTTCACAACAACGTTGAGACCGATCTCGGAGTTCCACCGtcctccagaataggagtgtatgtggatcacagcgcaggaactctgtccttctacagcgtctctgacacgatgaagctcctccacagagtccacaccacattcactcagcctctgTACGCCGGGTTCGGGTTCTACCTCGGTGGTGGTCGTGCGTCAGGACCAACTATGAGGCTGTGTGATCCAGTGTAA
- the tmem244 gene encoding transmembrane protein 244 isoform X1, which translates to MCIVCFYSLYYITLSVCIGILKRGGQLISTVQLQNATFMEQPEVFRDCASVSRAASVISTEVTYIVGGLVFAWIVEEWVWDYAFTVTLLHIGLTVAVMADFPSTEHWWIALGSGLVMMILGGQLLARHLFRNHFVHPADLQNF; encoded by the exons atgtgtattgtgtgtttctaCTCGCTGTACTACATCACTCTCAGTGTGTGCATCGGCATCCTGAA ACGAGGAGGACAGCTTATTAGCACCGTTCAACTACAAAATGCAACCTTCATGGAGCAACCCGAAGTATTTAG GGACTGTGCGTCTGTTTCTCGTGCAGCGAGCGTGATCTCGACGGAGGTGACATACATCGTGGGAGGACTCGTATTCGCCTGGATCGTGGAGGAGTGGGTGTGGGACTACGCCTTCACCGTCACACTCCTACACATCGGCCTCACAGTCGCTG TCATGGCCGATTTCCCTTCCACAGAACACTGGTGGATCGCTCTCG GGTCAGGTTTAGTGATGATGATCCTCGGCGGTCAGCTGTTGGCGCGTCATCTTTTCCGGAATCATTTTGTGCATCCCGCCGATCTCCAAAACTTCTGA
- the tmem244 gene encoding transmembrane protein 244 isoform X2, protein MLWDYCCRCCGTPPIKCHCKLSINTKLNDTRVVLQNLLMCIVCFYSLYYITLSVCIGILKVDEEDSLLAPFNYKMQPSWSNPKYLASVISTEVTYIVGGLVFAWIVEEWVWDYAFTVTLLHIGLTVAVMADFPSTEHWWIALGSGLVMMILGGQLLARHLFRNHFVHPADLQNF, encoded by the exons ATGTTGTGGGATTACTGCTGCCGGTGCTGTGGGACGCCTCCGATCAAATGCCATTGCAAGCTGTCAATCAACACCAAGCTCAACGACACACGG GTCGTTCTTCAGAACCTGTtaatgtgtattgtgtgtttctaCTCGCTGTACTACATCACTCTCAGTGTGTGCATCGGCATCCTGAA AGTAGACGAGGAGGACAGCTTATTAGCACCGTTCAACTACAAAATGCAACCTTCATGGAGCAACCCGAAGTATTTAG CGAGCGTGATCTCGACGGAGGTGACATACATCGTGGGAGGACTCGTATTCGCCTGGATCGTGGAGGAGTGGGTGTGGGACTACGCCTTCACCGTCACACTCCTACACATCGGCCTCACAGTCGCTG TCATGGCCGATTTCCCTTCCACAGAACACTGGTGGATCGCTCTCG GGTCAGGTTTAGTGATGATGATCCTCGGCGGTCAGCTGTTGGCGCGTCATCTTTTCCGGAATCATTTTGTGCATCCCGCCGATCTCCAAAACTTCTGA